Proteins encoded within one genomic window of Panicum virgatum strain AP13 chromosome 1N, P.virgatum_v5, whole genome shotgun sequence:
- the LOC120655062 gene encoding palmitoyl-acyl carrier protein thioesterase, chloroplastic-like, producing the protein MLIDTFGFSVQVFRQDFSIRSYEIGADRTASIETLMNHLQETALNHVKSTGLLGDGFGSTPEMSKRNLFWVVSQMQVLVEQYPCWGDTVGIDTWFCGHGKNGMRRDWHLHDRNTGQTILRATSKWVMMHKHTRKLARIPDEVRTEIAPYFFECTAIADEDSPKLPKLLGNGVAMASKYVRTGLTVEEKDEMKKKNSRRAHEMELLHL; encoded by the exons ATGCTCATCGACACGTTCGGCTTCAGTGTGCAGGTGTTCCGGCAGGACTTCTCCATCCGGTCGTACGAGATCGGGGCCGATCGGACGGCATCGATAGAGACGCTTATGAACCATTTGCAG GAGACGGCGCTGAATCATGTCAAGAGCACTGGGCTGCTGGGCGATGGCTTTGGTTCGACTCCGGAGATGAGTAAACGCAACTTGTTCTGGGTTGTCAGTCAAATGCAGGTCCTGGTGGAGCAGTACCCATGCTG GGGTGATACAGTGGGCATAGATACATGGTTCTGTGGTCATGGTAAAAACGGAATGCGTAGAGATTGGCATTTACATGATCGTAACACAGGCCAGACTATATTGAGGGCTacaag TAAATGGGTTATGATGCATAAGCATACTAGAAAACTCGCAAGGATTCCTGATGAAGTGAGAACTGAAATAGCACCATACTTTTTTGAGTGCACTGCTATCGCTGATGAAGACAGCCCTAAACTTCCAAAATTGCTGGGGAATG GTGTAGCCATGGCTAGCAAATATGTCAGAACAGGTTTGACT GTGGAGGAAAAAGatgagatgaagaagaagaactcaAGAAGAGCACACGAAATGGAGCTGCTTCATctgtga